The following DNA comes from Oscillospiraceae bacterium.
CGAAGCACGGTACACAGGCTGTCAGCCACGAGTACCTGCAATACCTGTACTCGGACGAGGCACAGCGGCTGATTGCACAGAGCGGTTATCGCCCAACTAATCCCAAAGTCTTGAAAGAATATGGAAAAACCTTTGACCTGAAAATGAAACTCTGCACCATCAGCGACTTTGGCGGCTGGAACGCTGCCTATGAAAAATTTTTTGAGGATGGCGGCGTGTTTGATGATATTTACAACAAGTAAGAGGTGAAAAAAATGAAGCTGCCGAAAAAAACAAAGAGTCCGCGGGTTATACCAGGTTTCGGTCTGACGATGGGGGTTACAGTTACGCTGCTGTCTTTGCTCATTCTCATACCGCTTGCCTCTGTGTTCCTGTTTTCATTTCAGCTCAGCTTTGCACAGTTTTGGAAGCTGATTACGAAGCAGGTCGTCCTCAATGCTTTTGCTACCAGTTTGAGTTGTGCGCTGGTGGCAGCGCTGGTCAACTGTGTGTTTGGGTTGATTCTGGCGTGGGTGCTGGTGCGCTGTGATTTTCCGGGAAAGCGCCTGCTGGATGGACTCATTGAACTGCCTTTTGCGTTGCCCACTGCGGTTGCAGGCATTACACTTTCCAAGATGTATGCCGACACGGGGCTACTGGGAGCTCCTCTGGCGAAGCTGGGAATCCGTGTTTCCTACACCAAACTCGGGCTGACCGTGGCACTAATATTTGTGGGTATTCCGTTTGTGGTGCGCGCCATCCAACCGGTGCTGGTTAAGCTGGACCCACAGTATGAGGAGGCTGCGTGTATGTTGGGGGCAGACCGGAAGCAGACTTTTTTGCGCGTGGTGCTGCCGGAGTTGTTTCCTGCGCTGCTCACGGGCTTTGGTCTGGCCTTTGCCCGAGGTGTGGGGGAGTATGGCAGTGTTATTTATATTTCCGGTAACAGTGCAAAGCACCACACGCAGGTAATTTCCTACGTCATTATGCAAAAGCTGAACTATGTGGATTACGCATCCGCTACTGCCATTGCACTGGTGCTGCTGTTGTTCTCGTTTGTGGTTCTGTTTCTAGTCAATCTGGTGCAGTTGCGGCAGGCACGGCGCACCAATTTACTTTAAAGGGGGGCAGCAGTATGCAGACAAGTGCAGGTACAGAAGAGAAGAAAAAAAATACGGCGGGCCAGTGGACGCTGATTGCCATCAGTGCGGCCTTTGTTGTGGTCATGCTGGTGTTGCCACTGGCCTCGGTGCTGATGAACGCGCTGAAAGAAGGCTGGGACTTTTACATAAAGGCACTTTTTACCAGCAAGGTGCGCTCTGCCTTTCGTGTCACCATGATTGCCACGGCTTTTTCAGTGGCGGTGAATACCTTTTTTGGTTTAGCCGCAGCATGGCTGCTGACAAAGTTTTCTTTTCGCGGAAAGCAAGTGCTGTCCACAGTTATTGATATACCATTTTCCATTTCACCGGTTATTGCAGGACTGGCTTTCTTAATGACCTTTGGCCGTTTGGGTTGGGCCAGCCATTGGGTAGATGCTTTTAACGCTTACTTTGGCACCAATGTAAAAATCGTGTTTGCAGTGCCAGGAGTGGTGCTGGCAACAATTTTTGTTACGTTCCCATTTGTTTCGCGTGAGCTGATTCCAGTATTGAATGCAGAAGGGAAGGATGAGGAAGAAGCGGCTGCACTGATGGGTGCAGGCGGGTGGAAAATTTTTCGCTCTGTTACGTTTCCGCACATTAGATGGGCACTGCTGTATGGTGTGATTTTATGCACAGCACGGGCATTGGGGGAGTTTGGCGCAGTAAACGCTCTGGCAAAGACTCGCGGCCAGACCTTTACCCTGCCGTTGGAGATTGACGCGCTGTATCTTTCCGGTTCTGCCAAATCCATCACTGCGTCCTTTGCAGTTTCATCGCTGCTGGTCATTATGGCGGTAGCAGTGCTGATTGTAAAAAATGTGCTGGAATACCGGGCACAGCGGCAGAGAAATACAGAGAACGAGGGGTGACCGGCTATGTATGTAGAACTTGAGAACATCAATAAAACCTATGGCAACTACCGCGCCTCTGACCATGTGAGCTTAGGGGTGGAGCAGGGAAAGCTGGTGGCACTGCTGGGCCCAAGCGGAAGCGGGAAAACGACTGTTCTGCGTATTTTAGCGGGGCTGGAAACGCCGGATTCTGGTGAAATCCGCATTGCTGGGCAGCGCATGAATGATGTGCCGCCGGCCCAGCGCGGCATTGGCTTTGTGTTTCAAAATTATGCGTTATTTCGCTACAAAACGGTGTTTGACAACATTGCTTTTGGTTTGGAAATACAAAAGGTACCGAAAAAACAAATTCAGGAACGTGTGCAGGAGCTGGTGGAACTTATTGGTTTGGCTGGACTGGAAAAGCGCTATCCCAATCAGCTTTCCGGCGGGCAGCGGCAGCGGGTTGCCTTTGCACGGGCACTGGCACCTCGGCCCAAGCTGCTGTTACTGGACGAACCTTTTGCCGCTATCGACGCTAAGGTACGCACTGAGCTGCGTACCTGGCTAAAGGAAACGATACACAAGGTTGGCATCACCAGCATTTTTGTCACGCATGATCAGGACGAGGCAGTGGAGGTGGCAGATGAAATCATTGTGACTAGCCATGGCAGAGTGGAACAGGCTGGTACGCCGATGGATATTTACAAGAACCCGAAAACACGCTTTGTTGCGTCTTTTATTGGCGAGGCTATCCAGGTGGAGGATTACAGTCGGCTGCGGGGCTTTTCACATTCACAGCACGGTCAGGGCGCAGTTGTCCGGCCGGAATTTGTAGAAGCCTTTAAAAGTGATAATGATAAGTTTAAAAATATGCTGCGCTACTCGGAAGAGGGCACCATTGAGGACATTGCTTTCCGTGGCAGTTTTCTGCAGCTTACACTCAATGTGCAGGGCCTGCGGCTTGTTACACACCGCTCGCTAGAGCGCCGCCCGGTACAACTTGGCGAAACCATGCGTGTCATTGTGTACCGGGTCTATGCCTATGATGGTGACAAGGTTTATTTACTGGAAAATGAAGAATTGCAGGGCAAAAAAGTGGTGTCTTTGTAAGGGCGGAAAGGATGGACCTGTAATATGAAAGCAAAATTGCAAGTGCAAAGGTTGTCTGCTGACGTACTGATTATTGGCGGCGGTACAGCGGGATGCTACGCGGCGCTCACCCTTAGCCGCCAGTCCGGCCTGTCCGTACTGGTTGCGGAGAAGGCGGACATTCGCCGCAGCGGCTGTCTGGCGGCAGGCGTTAATGCAATTAACGCTTACATTGTTCCGGGACGTACCCCACAGGACTATGTGGATTACGCTGAAAATGACGCAAACGGTATTGTGCGCAGAGACCTGCTACTCACTGCCGCCCAGCGCTTTAATGCGGTAACAGCAGACATGGAGCAGCTGGGACTGGTTATTTTAAAAAATGCAGATGGCAGTTATGCGGCCCGTG
Coding sequences within:
- a CDS encoding ABC transporter ATP-binding protein: MYVELENINKTYGNYRASDHVSLGVEQGKLVALLGPSGSGKTTVLRILAGLETPDSGEIRIAGQRMNDVPPAQRGIGFVFQNYALFRYKTVFDNIAFGLEIQKVPKKQIQERVQELVELIGLAGLEKRYPNQLSGGQRQRVAFARALAPRPKLLLLDEPFAAIDAKVRTELRTWLKETIHKVGITSIFVTHDQDEAVEVADEIIVTSHGRVEQAGTPMDIYKNPKTRFVASFIGEAIQVEDYSRLRGFSHSQHGQGAVVRPEFVEAFKSDNDKFKNMLRYSEEGTIEDIAFRGSFLQLTLNVQGLRLVTHRSLERRPVQLGETMRVIVYRVYAYDGDKVYLLENEELQGKKVVSL
- a CDS encoding sulfate ABC transporter permease subunit, which codes for MQTSAGTEEKKKNTAGQWTLIAISAAFVVVMLVLPLASVLMNALKEGWDFYIKALFTSKVRSAFRVTMIATAFSVAVNTFFGLAAAWLLTKFSFRGKQVLSTVIDIPFSISPVIAGLAFLMTFGRLGWASHWVDAFNAYFGTNVKIVFAVPGVVLATIFVTFPFVSRELIPVLNAEGKDEEEAAALMGAGGWKIFRSVTFPHIRWALLYGVILCTARALGEFGAVNALAKTRGQTFTLPLEIDALYLSGSAKSITASFAVSSLLVIMAVAVLIVKNVLEYRAQRQRNTENEG
- the cysT gene encoding sulfate ABC transporter permease subunit CysT, coding for MKLPKKTKSPRVIPGFGLTMGVTVTLLSLLILIPLASVFLFSFQLSFAQFWKLITKQVVLNAFATSLSCALVAALVNCVFGLILAWVLVRCDFPGKRLLDGLIELPFALPTAVAGITLSKMYADTGLLGAPLAKLGIRVSYTKLGLTVALIFVGIPFVVRAIQPVLVKLDPQYEEAACMLGADRKQTFLRVVLPELFPALLTGFGLAFARGVGEYGSVIYISGNSAKHHTQVISYVIMQKLNYVDYASATAIALVLLLFSFVVLFLVNLVQLRQARRTNLL